The window CATAAAGGAATATATGGCAGACACATTTGCTTCCTTTTATTTCTGGCACTCAGCCTGTCCAGCCTTGTGGAACTAAAGCAGATACATTATTCAGTCCATATGTCTCGCTAAAGCGAGCTCTTTTTGATCTTAAACTGATAGGCCAAGAAGGGGCTTTAGGTTCTTTAGGCATGGACCGCAGGGCTTTCCACTGCAGCACATGAGTAGCAGTCGATGCAGGTGAGGCGGTCATCCTCCGGCATTATCTTCACTTCATTTTGTTCACCCCTAGTGCTCCTTCCATCCACCTCTACCTTTATCCATGCTTTCCTGGTTCCATTTTCTACCTCTCTCTCAGTCTGTTATCTTTAGAAATCTGGGGCATAAGCAATCCTGACAGCCAGGGGTGGTCTTTTTTGTGTGCATCTGTCCTATCTGATTTCAACAACTTCTTCTTAGGTTGCCCTTCTTATTTGCGTTCACGTAGCCCTTCCTTCCCTCGCCCCTCCCTTTCATCGCTGCCACTGGATTTTTCCTCCTTTGAAGTATTTCCAGTGAAGATTTCTATTCAAAACACTGGAGTATTTCAGCAGTGAGGAGGGCTAGACCCAGCAGAGAGCTTTCTAACCCCTTCTCCTCAGATGCTGCTCTTCATCAAAATGAAAGAGCCTGGGTCTGAAGCACTTGccttgagagagaaagagcgagaGTCTCTGTCTTTATAAAAAAGGTTGGGCTATAAAGGCCTACCGTGTGCTGCTGCTTCATAGAAAGAAATGCGCTATAGGCTGTGGAGGCCCAGCGATTGTTGTCTGTGGCAGAGCTACTAGAGAGCCACTGGCAATCTGGCCATTGGTCTTAGAAGGTCTTTGCTTCGGTGTTGTCTCCACAGAGCTAAATAGAGAATCTatattctttctttctgtgtgcaTCTCTCCCCCGGGCCCGGCTCTTCCTCACGCTGCATGGGGCTCCATGTCATGCTGCCCAGATGAAAGCAAAGCATTCTGTGGATGGGCTCATTTGTCTTCGGCAGTGGGCCTGCAGCTTTGACGCCTGCCTTCCCTCCCTTTATTTAGTAAGAGAGGCGCACTGACATTATCGGCCGCTGCAGGCACATTTGAAAATAATTGCCTGTATGATTGCTATTTTTCTTACCTCTTTGAGGAGGTGTAGCCTTTGTCTTGGAATCAATGGCTGCTCAATACTGGACAGGGGAAAGGCAGTTTCCTTTCATGTCTCAGTGAAAAGGATGTATTTTTAGCGCTATTCATTTTCGCAGTGTGTGCCATGCAGTTTTAATCTATTGGTCCTCTACGCTGCACGGAGaatggaagagattcagaggTGCACCACGCTGTTGCAGAGAAAAGATGCATTGACTTGTCGTCCTATCACTATCCCTCTTTCTTTGTCTATTATTTATTTGATTCCCCAGCTCTGTTCTATgaagtgaaaaactgaaaaggcCTCAGTTCTGCTATTTCAGGATGGGCGACTCTGGGGACCGAGGGAGGAGGTGTGCGCTTTTTGCACTGGCGTACGCGTATTTGATTGTGTGTGGATGTCTTTAAGTGAAATGACAGCTACACACTTTGTGTACTATCagctttgtatttaaaaaaaaaaaaggaagaagaagaagatctgccattgtgtgttttctctccACTTCATGCCCTAACACACTTAAGACAACAACAGATGGCTGTGTGTCATCAGAGCGTTGATTCAAGCCGCATATTTCCACGGAAAGGAGTCACAGCGGAGAGCGACGAGGGTCCAAATGGCTGTTTATTCTGCCACGACTCATCCCCAGGGTGTGATGAAGGAAGGTCTACCCTAGAGCAGGACACCAAGTCGGCGTTTGCCACGGTGCAGCTACGTCCAGAGACGCCACAGTAAATCACGCTAATTGATGAGCAGCTTTGCAATGCTTGCAGTTTAAATGAAGGTTGTTTAATCATTATAGGCTTTAGCTCATCTTGGTGTATACTGGCAGGGTCCTTCTAGGCATTTTAATGTCTCTAAAAATGGCTGCCAAgtgtgtatttgtatgtgtATCTGGTTGTACATCATGGAGTGGCTTAACTACTTCATTAAAAAGGCATTTGAAAGGATAGAGGCTGAAAATGAGAGATGGGAACATTTATTTTCTATGGCGGAACATTTCAAGTGGGCCTCCATCCAATATTAGGGGTTTAAGTGGCATTTCGCAGGTCCATTAACCACTGCCTATCTGCAGTAGGACTGTATCTGTAATACATTAAGTCTGAATGTCAGTTGCATTGTTTTCACATCTTCCAAACGGACATCTTGCCAACAGAAGAAAGACAGCAAAATGGatttaaagaaatgttgccaGATGACCCAGATGTGATTCACATCCAGCACGGTCACAGCTCTGCGCGGTAAGATAGCCAGCGAGGTGTTTTGACACCTCGGGGGTCTTTGTCGGTCAGAAACTCAACCAAGAAGGCTGACAGACAGGCCAGCGCACGAGCAGCCTGCCACTGCTCATTCAATtcagaatattttaataaagcaGACAGGCAGAGAGAAATAAGGTGAGGAGTATGGGAGAAAAGATAAGGGCGAGGGAGACTCGCGGAGGGTGAAGAAGAAGGTGGGTAACGGGAAAGTGAGTGACAAAGAACAAAGGGAAAGCTGACATATGGGGTGAAATTATAGAGTGTGGGGAGAATGGAGAGAGTAAAAGTGAAAGAAGGGTATCCTGACAGAAAGAGGGTGAAATGAGTGGGTGGAACAGGCgggcagatagagggggagagaggggaggtggggataggttaacgCGGAGAAACAGTGGGGGGACTCAAGGTGCAATGGAGGGAAAAGGAAGAGGGCTGGATGGGAGTGATGCGGGTGAATAGAAAGGGGTGGACAGCTTGGTGTATGGACATCACACAGATGGGCCTCTTAGGAGCCGCTGAGGTAGCAAGGGGCTCCATGCCGCTCCACAGCCTTACAAAGGACGCTGACTTCCTGGCTCACTACATTCCTTTTTTATAACCACTGGGCAGGAAGGAAACTTGAATTTGGGTGGTCTTGGGCAGACGGGGCCACGGTATCTCCACTAGCCTTAAGCTTTtagttaaaagtaaaaacacaggGGAAATCCAAGTATTCCTCTTAAAGCGCTACTACTTCGATATGAGTTGTTCTCCCCTGTTCCTGCAGTGAGGCGCTCCAAGCCTCAGCGGGATCGACGGCAACAGGGACAAACAGAACGAGGGCTGAATGGAACTGAAAGCAGCGGCAGGAAGCCTACTTTAGACCTAAGCTCCTCCTCCCAGCTGAACTGATGCAAAACAGCGACTGGCCTTTTCCCTCTAAACCGCATCCTGCATCACTTGGCTCTGGGCTAatgggtaaccatggttacagGCCTCACACATCCCCTCCATCTTTTTTTCCCAGGGAAAGAAATTGGAGTGAGGGAGTTGTGGGGGCTGTCCATATTGTTACCTGCTTGCCCTTGTATCCCTGAAGCTTATCGGATCACTCCATCTTCATAAAGCTGTCCATTACGATGCACGTACTGGTCCCCCATTCCTCTCCAGTAGCACGGAGAGGAATAAACGAAGCTCAAATACTGCTCGCTGCTTCAGGgtggctttttttgtttctgcacTGAACCAGGCCTAAAAATCTCTGGTTCGCCTCCCACAAGCACAAGGAGTggaaggagaaaaaacaaaaaaaacaagcctcTTTCTGCTGAGATgttgttgcagttttttttaaagtctgcaGTTTTTTTAAAGTCTGCATTACAATTCAGACCCACAAAGCTGGGGTCAGATGCAGAGAGCTCATTCAGCTGCATCCTGTCTACGTTAAAGGACTCTCATTACCCGGATGTTGCAAATCGAAGTGCGTTCCCTTGACATCCGCGTCTGTAATGAAAAACGGAGTGCGGGAGAAAAGTGTGCAGTGGCGGCGACAGCGCAAGATGCCTGGAATGACATTGTGGAGGTGAAAAACCTCTCAGGTCGCCCTCAGCGGTACTCACCTGGGAGCTGATGTGTGAAGttgggtgtgtgcgtgtgtgtgtgtgttgaagcaGGTGATGGAGTTTAGCGGGGTGTGTTCGGGGTTCAAAGAGCAGCCCTCGGAGCGCATCATGTCTTATTTTAACGAGTGGGAAGGATTGAAGTGTGGCTGCCACAGCAACCCCCCTCTGTCACCTcccttccttctttccttccttccttttcctCTCCCATCCCTCCCCCACAGGTTCCACAGCTAGGCTCACAGATGAGTCGCGTTCAGACAGGTGAGATGGCTCATGAATATTTATGCAGTGGGATTTCATTCCTGTTGCCGGTGgcccctccccttctccaacgCAGCACTGCGTTTGTCCTTCACAGTAAGAGGCAGCGTCCTCGCTCCTGTCCCTCAGGTTAATCTGCCTGCTCTCCAGCCAGTTGTGCGTACGCGCGCGCGTCCGTGGTTGTGCGCATTTGACTGGTAAGTAGGTTTCCCCTAGTGAGTGATGAGAAGGCAGACCTGTCACAAGGGGGCCCACCGAGATGGAGAGCTCCCAACACCCTTCAtacctcactttctctctcccaccgctctcttgctctctctaaAGGTGGGGGAGTAGGTGTGTGCAAGGCTGAAGTGCGAAGCAGAAAGATGGCTTACACCTGGTCTGATGACTGTATGTGTCAGGAATCCTAAAGTCTGTAGACTCCAGTAAAGCTCACACTAACGATATATAACTGAGATATTTTAGGTACAAACGCAGACGAATATGAATGATATGAAAAGAGATGATTTGTAAATATAgtcatttttattgttgttggcaGTTTGGTTATGATACATTAATTAAAAAGTAAGGCTGTATGCACTAATTGTAGTTCTAATACTGCGTTCTTATATCAGCTGTTGTAGAACTATGACTATGGCccgtgtctctgtgtttgtgcatgtttcaTTTCATAGCCGTACAAGAACAGCGATTACCTACAGAGGGAGATTCACCATATCAGACTGACACACCTCCACCCAACACGTATGTGATGGGAGGATCGGTCGTGTttcataaatatatgtacatactGTATTTGTTATTTAAATGCGGGGATAAAGGCTGTGGTGGAAGGGCTGCAAAAAGCAACAAgacaagaggacagccatgtTGGAGTGTGATGGAGAGTAAAGGGGGAGGATGCAACCCAGTGAAGAGCgatggagacagagagagacaaagtGGGTGCCTCTCTTTATGCTTATTAGCCAGGCATTAGCTGCAGCTAAGCACATTGCTTGTGGGGACTGTAATATAATTGTACCATTTTTGTCTGCTGCCACCCACACCCGATGCAAATATGGATATGATCTGTTCATAATTAGCATACCTGTTAAATGCATTTGTCAGTATTGCCCGGAGAGCACAGCATTTTTGCTTGCTGgcagttgtttttgtgtgtgtgtgtgggggggggggggtttcgaGGAAAGTATTTCTCAGAAGACATTTTAAGGCATGAATGTAAATAAGTGACaatgtttttttgcacattgcCGGGCCTATTTTGCAGTTTTGGGGTGTTTAAAGTATGCAGTGTTTTGTCAGACCTGGATACCACTAAAATAAGGCTGCAAAACTGGAGCCTGTGGGGCCCTATAGTGACAATCTAGTGGGAACCAAGGCAGAACCAACGCAATAGTAGCCTAATTAGATGACCTGATTACTATATAGGCTGGATAAAGTATGGAAAGGAATCATCCTCATAAGAAGTAATTACAGAAGGGAACATGGATGAAAAATGCTTTTGTCTTCCCCAAAACGAACTTGAGCGGGACAAATACATTTCAGTGACACAAGTGAAGCAAAAACACAGTcgacactttcttcttcttcttctctttttttatttccaggATGTCATCATTTATCCATCCCAGTGCCATAGCTATCTGTTATGGCTGAAGTAAACATTAAGGCCATCAGTCTGCAGTGTGCATGGAGGTGGTTGCCTCCATTTGTCCATGTCCAGTCAGCTGCGGAGAAACTGTGATGGATTCCTGACAGATTGTCTGTGTTTTGGAGCGTGTTGTTTTTCCTTGCCCATCCATTTCTCTCCTTCTAGCCATGTTTGCCATGCATCATCACTCTCCCTCCTTCCACCTCCTCTTTCTTTTGCCTCATCATTTCTCAGAGGGATGGAAGCGATAGGATAGACACCCGGCTACCTGTGAGGAGAAACTATGGAAACACAGCGCTTGTTATTAGTGAACACTGTGTGACGCTCTGTAGCACCACCCAAAGACATACACAactgggtcttttttttttttttttaaattctcttgctctctcgctctctctcttattCTGCCTATATCACTCTCCGTTGCTCCTGCCACCATCTCCGTGTCATTGTGTGCCAGCCCGACTTGTCTAATCAGCAGATTTGTCCAAAATAATTGGCGGTGGCCTTGCTGCTAGCAAGCGTTGTGCTGTATACAGATAGGGAAAGGAGCACTTAATATTCCACGCAGCTCGTGCCTCTCCTGTTCTCTGTCATATCTGACCTCTTTTGTCTCCCGCTCGGCTTGATGTTGATTTTGGAGGGCATTGTTAGCCGGAGAGCTGTGATTGGAAGAGGTTGTCAGTGAGGGGGGCTGTGGTTGGTTGGTTTAAAGGAAGGCTGATTTGCATAAAGGCTTAGCCCAGATTTAGAGCCACTCAGCAAGATCTGAGGAGAAGGGCCCGAGGGCCGCGAGGTAATCATCCATGGCCTGTCACGGCGCTGTCATCCCTCTGcgtatttgtgtgtctgtctgtatctgtgcGTCTGCGTGAGCAGGAGACTGAGAGCATTGTGTCTGCGCTTTGTGTTTGTCCTGTTTCGCGTTTTGTATGCATCGTTGTTGGGCGTCTCTATCTCACTCTTGTTTCCTcatgctgtctttttttttttttctttgcttttgtttttttttccaggaaggATTGTCCGTGCCAAGCGGATAGTAGAAGCAGCCAATGCTAAAGAATATGAATATATGGAAGGCAGCATTCCGATGGAGTGGGACGGTAAGTCTGGGCAGTAGCATCACTGTTACATATTTTAACTATCACTAACATGGATAAATGGCAGTGTTTACAAAAAGAGCTATCCGGGAGAgtttatttaaaaggaaaaaaaagtgctgcaCAAATAAACTGGAGTGACATATTCATGGTTGCATCTTTTGGGGCCTCAGCTAAtccactgatttgtttttttcttttcccccaaACTGCAAGATGGAGTTGGGGGGGCGGGGTTGTGAAAAGGGTATTCATGAGTTTATCAAAGATGCCTTCTGCTAGTGTTATACAACCGTACCATAAAATAGTGTTTCAAATTTCTTACAACTGGATACAAACTGTTCCCTCTGTCTCAGACTGGCTTTATCCACCTTAAACCCCTCATCCTGCTTCGCCCCATCCCTCATGCATTTTCATCAGGATGCAAATAAGAAAGGGATAAAAGAGGCCCAGAATCCCCGTGCTAGCTGGAGGAAGAGTTACAAAatctctctcgctctttctTGCTGGCTCCCTTTACCCttctgtgctgtgcagccagcTCAGCCAAAATAGAGcttcttaaaaagaagaagtgtgtggggggggacagacagacacagttcTGCTcgggaggaagaagaaggacAGAGGTATTGATGAAGAATGACAGAGTGTGTGCTTTCAAATTCAAAGATCAGAGCAGATCCCCTCTTTCCCCTCTGAGATGCAGAGCCCGATGGCCCTGTTCTGCCTACACTAAAGCAGTATTAGTGTTTTGAGTTTGCCATGTGTATAACTCTGGATGTTTTCCCTATAGAGTGCTaagtaaaatgaaacaaaacaaaccaaaaaaaaaccccgcaTACAGTCCCCGAGCTAGTTTGGTTACCCGGTAGTTACGCTGAGCTACTGAAGTGCCCCCGAAACTCTGTGATGCTATAGTTGCAGCTTTTAAATATGACTGCAGGTTGTGTTTGTGCAGcatatgtttgtgtgggtgttctCACTCGTCTTATTtctgctctctcctcctcctgcttctcCTCCAGCTTGGATCCGAGGCAGACGGAAGGAGCCCCCCTCCATCGAGGTACGTCTCCACCCAGCCTCCCCACTGTGCTGATGGTTGGACTCTGGGGGACTGGTTACAAGGGAGGGAAAGAAGCAAAGATGGGAAGGAGAAAggctttgatttgttttatcTTACAGTCTCGAACTGAATCCGGGAACTTTGGGGGACAGGtgttaaaataaacagcagctgaaGTGCATTGATGGTGAGGCTGAGAGCAAAATCAGCCTCTGAACAAGGGGCTCACTGACACCATGTCCTAGTTtactttctttctccttttttttccagcagAAGCCTGCATCTcgccttttttgtgttttatttctggCAGCCTGTGATATGGGAATGGTGAAGGAGTGCAGTTTTTCCCCCTTGTGTACCTCTCACTGGGTTTATTGCTCTTTAAATGTGAGAATGCTGGAAATTATTTGGCCTGTGAAATGTAGGTCTATAGGAAATCCCTTGGAAGGCCAATACCCAGGCACTCTTTCTATCTCTCTGTCCACTCTGCCTGCCAGTAGCCAATGCCATCCCCTGCCTCTACTGCCAGAACATTCTCTTCCAATTTTCTGCCTCGCGTCTGCCCAATAGCTGCCATCGACAGCTGGACAGTGTTGATGTGGCCAAGGCTTCACTCCCCGCACATTACCCTACCCCTTGTCACGCTCCCTCTTTTCCCGGTCCAAGCCGACATAAATTGATTGGATTAAATCCTGTCATTAACAGGCTGGAAAAGCAGCTCAGTATGTTTGTCTCCCTCCCCAAAGCAGGGCTTTTTGGCCACAGCTCTCCCCTCTCTTTTCCAGTCCTTCATTTCAGCCAGCACACAACAGCATTATGCCCATTCCTCCCTTCCTTTCTGGCTCCTTGAGCTAGGGCGAGGCTAACATCACTGGACACTAACAGTGGCTCAAGTGGGTAACTATTCCACCAGTGGACTGTGACCAGTTTATAACTGTTTCCATGGAGTGGTTTATATTGCGAATGTCTCCTGTCATGTTAGCTTACCGATGTGTTCCAAGTACTACATTTTTAACCAGGTTTTATTGGACCAATCCAGGTTAACTGAACACGTTTGTTATTCTTCTGTTGAATGCCCTACTTCATACTGGACACGTGCACACATTTGTTCCTGGAAGCTTCCCAGTGCAGCTTAATTTCTCCTTTAACTTTGACTGGTGAGC is drawn from Maylandia zebra isolate NMK-2024a linkage group LG12, Mzebra_GT3a, whole genome shotgun sequence and contains these coding sequences:
- the ndufaf2 gene encoding NADH dehydrogenase [ubiquinone] 1 alpha subcomplex assembly factor 2 isoform X1, with the translated sequence MFHFIAVQEQRLPTEGDSPYQTDTPPPNTYVMGGSVVFHKYMYILYLLFKCGDKGCGGRAAKSNKTRGQPCWSVMESKGGGCNPVKSDGDRERQRRIVRAKRIVEAANAKEYEYMEGSIPMEWDAWIRGRRKEPPSIEELLKNESNREQIKTKAKEVEEKDRALLAKEYKEGLVATPARTVAKGHAAATSFDKQEFNEEPTSTANTFQPGSWMPTSKKD